A single Stutzerimonas stutzeri DNA region contains:
- the ppsA gene encoding phosphoenolpyruvate synthase, translating into MVEYVVSLDKLGNHDVERVGGKNASLGEMISNLAGAGVSVPGGFATTAQAYRDFMELSGLNEQIHALLDALDVDDVNALAKAGAQIRGWVMEAEFPPQLDADIRTAFAEMAGGNENMAVAVRSSATAEDLPDASFAGQQETFLNIRGVDNVIRATKEVFASLFNDRAIAYRVHQGFDHKLVALSAGVQRMVRSETGTAGVMFTLDTESGFRDVVFITGAYGLGETVVQGAVNPDEFYVHKHTLEAGRPAILRRNLGSKAIKMVYGEEASAGKSVKTVEVDQADRMRFCLTDAEVANLARQAMTIEKHYGRPMDIEWAKDGDDNQLYIVQARPETVKSRSSANVMERYLLKEKGTVLVEGRAIGQRIGAGPVKIIHDVSEMDKVQPGDVLVSDMTDPDWEPVMKRASAIVTNRGGRTCHAAIIARELGIPAVVGCGNATELLQDGQRVTVTCAEGDTGLIFEGELGFDIRQNSIDAMPELPFKIMMNVGNPDRAFDFAQLPNEGVGLARLEFIINRMIGVHPKALLNFDGLPADIKASVEKRIAGYGDPVDFYVEKLVEGVSTLAAAFWPKKVIVRLSDFKSNEYANLIGGKLYEPEEENPMLGFRGASRYISESFRDCFELECRAMRKVRDEMGLTNVELMVPFVRTLGEASQVIDILGQFGLKRGENGLRIIMMCELPSNALLADEFLEFFDGFSIGSNDMTQLALGLDRDSGIIAHLFDERNPAVKKLLASAIQACNKAGKYIGICGQGPSDHPDLAKWLMEQGIESVSLNPDSVLDTWFFLADAEIK; encoded by the coding sequence TTGGTAGAGTACGTAGTTTCCCTCGATAAGCTCGGCAATCATGATGTTGAGCGTGTAGGGGGCAAGAACGCCTCCCTGGGCGAGATGATCAGCAACCTCGCAGGTGCGGGTGTTTCGGTACCAGGCGGTTTCGCCACGACAGCTCAGGCCTATCGTGATTTCATGGAGCTCAGCGGTCTCAACGAGCAGATCCATGCGCTTCTCGATGCATTGGATGTCGATGACGTGAACGCGCTGGCCAAGGCGGGCGCGCAGATCCGGGGCTGGGTGATGGAGGCTGAATTCCCGCCGCAGCTCGATGCCGATATCCGCACCGCATTCGCGGAAATGGCCGGCGGCAACGAAAACATGGCGGTAGCGGTTCGCTCGTCCGCCACCGCCGAGGACCTGCCGGATGCTTCCTTCGCTGGCCAGCAAGAGACCTTCCTCAACATTCGCGGTGTGGACAATGTGATCCGCGCCACCAAGGAAGTGTTCGCATCGCTGTTCAACGATCGCGCCATTGCCTATCGCGTACACCAGGGCTTTGATCACAAGCTGGTCGCCCTGTCCGCGGGTGTGCAACGCATGGTGCGTTCCGAGACCGGCACCGCCGGGGTGATGTTTACCCTGGACACCGAATCCGGCTTCCGTGACGTTGTGTTCATCACGGGCGCCTACGGGCTCGGCGAAACCGTTGTGCAGGGTGCGGTCAACCCCGACGAGTTCTACGTCCACAAGCACACCCTGGAAGCCGGCCGTCCTGCCATCCTGCGTCGCAACCTGGGCAGCAAGGCGATCAAAATGGTCTACGGCGAAGAAGCCAGCGCCGGCAAATCGGTGAAGACTGTCGAGGTCGATCAGGCCGACCGCATGCGCTTCTGCCTGACCGACGCCGAAGTCGCCAACCTTGCTCGCCAGGCAATGACCATCGAGAAGCACTACGGTCGCCCGATGGACATCGAGTGGGCCAAAGACGGCGACGACAACCAGCTGTACATCGTTCAGGCGCGACCGGAAACCGTGAAGAGCCGTAGCAGCGCCAACGTCATGGAGCGCTACCTGCTCAAGGAAAAGGGCACCGTCCTGGTCGAAGGCCGCGCCATCGGGCAGCGCATCGGTGCCGGCCCGGTCAAGATCATTCACGACGTGTCCGAGATGGACAAGGTTCAGCCAGGCGACGTACTGGTGTCCGACATGACCGACCCGGACTGGGAACCGGTGATGAAGCGTGCCAGCGCCATCGTGACCAACCGTGGCGGCCGTACCTGCCACGCGGCCATCATCGCTCGTGAACTGGGCATTCCCGCCGTCGTCGGCTGCGGCAACGCCACCGAGCTGCTACAGGATGGCCAGCGCGTCACCGTGACCTGCGCCGAAGGCGACACCGGTCTGATCTTCGAAGGCGAGCTGGGCTTCGACATCCGCCAGAATTCCATCGATGCCATGCCGGAGTTGCCGTTCAAGATCATGATGAACGTTGGCAACCCGGACCGCGCGTTCGATTTTGCCCAGTTGCCGAATGAGGGCGTGGGGCTTGCTCGTCTCGAGTTCATCATCAACCGCATGATCGGCGTGCACCCCAAGGCATTGCTGAATTTCGACGGTTTGCCGGCGGACATCAAGGCCAGCGTCGAAAAGCGTATCGCGGGATACGGTGACCCGGTCGATTTCTACGTCGAGAAGCTGGTCGAAGGTGTCAGCACGCTGGCGGCCGCATTCTGGCCCAAGAAGGTCATCGTGCGTCTGTCGGACTTCAAGTCCAACGAATACGCGAACCTGATCGGCGGCAAGCTCTACGAGCCGGAAGAAGAGAACCCGATGCTCGGCTTCCGTGGCGCTTCGCGCTATATCAGCGAGTCCTTCCGCGACTGTTTCGAACTCGAATGCCGCGCCATGCGCAAGGTTCGCGATGAGATGGGCCTGACCAACGTCGAGCTGATGGTGCCTTTCGTGCGTACACTCGGCGAGGCGTCGCAGGTCATCGATATTCTCGGACAGTTCGGCCTCAAGCGCGGTGAGAACGGTCTGCGCATCATCATGATGTGCGAACTTCCGTCCAACGCCCTGTTGGCCGATGAGTTCCTCGAGTTCTTCGATGGTTTCTCCATCGGCTCCAACGACATGACACAGCTGGCGCTCGGGCTGGACCGCGATTCCGGCATCATCGCCCACCTGTTCGATGAGCGTAATCCTGCTGTCAAGAAGCTGTTGGCGAGCGCCATTCAGGCGTGCAACAAGGCGGGCAAGTACATCGGTATCTGCGGCCAGGGACCCTCGGATCATCCTGATCTGGCCAAGTGGCTGATGGAGCAGGGGATCGAGAGTGTCTCGCTGAACCCCGATTCGGTACTGGACACCTGGTTCTTCCTGGCGGACGCCGAAATCAAATAA
- the rraA gene encoding ribonuclease E activity regulator RraA → MQYVTPDLCDAYPELVQVVEPIFSNFGGRDSFGGQIVTIKCFEDNSRVKEQVDVEGTGKVLVVDGGGSLRRALLGDMLAEKAARNGWEGLIIYGCIRDVDVIAQTELGVQALATHPMKTDKRGIGDLNVPVTFCGVTFRPGEYLYADNNGIVVSPEALKMPG, encoded by the coding sequence ATGCAATACGTCACTCCCGATCTGTGCGACGCCTACCCTGAGCTGGTGCAGGTGGTAGAGCCTATCTTCAGTAATTTTGGCGGACGCGACTCCTTTGGCGGGCAGATCGTGACGATCAAGTGCTTCGAAGACAATTCGCGGGTCAAGGAACAGGTGGATGTCGAGGGTACCGGTAAAGTGTTGGTGGTCGATGGCGGTGGCTCGCTACGGCGTGCACTGCTCGGCGACATGCTGGCAGAAAAGGCCGCCCGTAACGGCTGGGAAGGATTGATCATCTACGGGTGTATCCGTGATGTCGATGTGATCGCCCAGACCGAGCTCGGCGTACAGGCGCTGGCCACTCACCCGATGAAGACCGACAAGCGTGGCATTGGCGACCTCAACGTGCCGGTGACGTTCTGTGGGGTCACGTTCCGTCCTGGCGAATACCTGTATGCCGATAACAACGGTATCGTCGTCTCGCCCGAAGCATTGAAGATGCCCGGCTGA
- a CDS encoding zinc transporter ZntB: MGNTILSEDSGHSGLLHALVLDGKGGARQVAYADVPSLELAEAESLWLHWDRSQRPAQTWLRKRSGLSEFICDVLLEENTRPRLLALPGDELLLFLRGVNLNPDAEPEDMVSLRVFADARRVISLRLRPLRSTEVVLEQLRAGIGPKTSSEILLGLADALTDRVDDLVAVLTEKLDEEEERIETDERYTPPQDRMLSLRRQAASLRRFLLPQREIYAQLTRNRLPWFVDDDTDYWNELSNRLIRYLEELDLVRERVNLVLEAEERRMRERMNRTMYLLGIITGFFLPMSFLTGLLGINVGGIPGSENPYGFALACAVIAGVAGFQWWIFRRLKWV; the protein is encoded by the coding sequence ATGGGGAACACGATTTTGTCTGAGGATTCGGGCCATTCGGGGCTCTTGCACGCGCTGGTGCTGGATGGGAAGGGTGGCGCGCGCCAGGTTGCCTACGCGGACGTTCCCTCGCTGGAACTGGCCGAGGCAGAAAGCCTTTGGCTTCACTGGGATCGCAGCCAAAGGCCGGCACAGACCTGGCTACGCAAGCGAAGTGGGTTGAGCGAATTCATCTGCGACGTGCTGCTGGAAGAAAACACCCGGCCGCGCCTGCTGGCCTTGCCTGGGGACGAGTTGCTGCTGTTCCTGCGTGGCGTCAACCTTAACCCCGACGCCGAGCCGGAGGACATGGTTTCGCTGCGGGTGTTTGCCGATGCGCGACGGGTCATCTCGCTGCGCCTGCGTCCGCTGCGATCCACCGAAGTGGTGCTCGAGCAACTGCGAGCCGGTATCGGACCGAAGACCTCATCCGAAATCCTGCTCGGTCTGGCCGATGCGCTGACCGACCGGGTCGATGACCTGGTGGCGGTGCTGACCGAGAAGCTGGACGAAGAAGAAGAGCGGATCGAGACGGATGAACGCTACACACCGCCTCAGGACAGGATGCTCTCGCTGCGCCGGCAAGCGGCGAGCCTGCGACGCTTTCTGCTGCCACAACGCGAAATTTACGCGCAGCTCACGCGCAATCGCTTGCCCTGGTTCGTCGATGACGATACGGACTACTGGAACGAGCTGAGCAACCGTCTGATTCGCTACCTCGAGGAGCTTGACCTGGTGCGTGAGCGAGTCAATCTGGTGCTCGAGGCAGAAGAAAGGCGAATGCGCGAGCGGATGAACAGAACCATGTATCTACTCGGCATCATCACCGGTTTTTTCCTTCCGATGAGTTTCCTGACCGGTTTGCTCGGCATCAATGTGGGCGGTATCCCGGGATCGGAGAACCCATACGGGTTCGCGTTGGCCTGCGCCGTCATCGCGGGGGTGGCCGGCTTTCAGTGGTGGATATTCCGGCGCCTGAAGTGGGTGTGA
- a CDS encoding CrfX protein has protein sequence MRDPFEESLRDMLNAQPARDDDACLDRVLKTANRQVGAGDLFGLMGHWLQTVLIAFSSGAPHASAVTRRRSSSHSSFDKAD, from the coding sequence ATGCGCGATCCTTTCGAAGAATCCTTGCGGGACATGCTCAACGCGCAACCGGCGCGTGACGACGATGCCTGCCTGGACCGCGTACTGAAGACGGCCAACCGTCAGGTTGGTGCCGGCGATCTGTTCGGCCTGATGGGGCATTGGCTCCAGACCGTGCTGATCGCCTTCAGCAGCGGGGCGCCGCACGCGTCGGCGGTCACGCGTCGTCGTTCCTCCTCCCACTCTTCTTTCGATAAGGCTGATTGA
- a CDS encoding mechanosensitive ion channel family protein, which translates to MELDPWSQSLLGAMSALWAPIAAFIPRLFGALLVVVVGFVVAKLLDTLLSKLLAKIGLDRLVAGTGVTKLLGRGGIRLPVSALIGKIVYWFVLLVFLVSAAESLGLARVSATLDMLALYVPKVFGAALILLVGVLLAQLVNGLVRGAAEGVGLDYASGLGRIAQGLVIIIIISVAIGQLEVKTELLNYVIAIALISVGLAVALALGLGSRELVSQILAGIYVRELYEVGQQVRLDGLQLEGTIEEIGTAKTLLLTEDGELVSIANRVLLEQRVGSR; encoded by the coding sequence ATGGAATTGGATCCCTGGAGCCAGAGTCTGCTGGGTGCGATGAGCGCACTCTGGGCGCCTATCGCGGCGTTCATACCGCGGCTGTTCGGTGCGTTGCTGGTCGTGGTCGTTGGCTTCGTCGTTGCCAAACTGCTCGATACGCTGCTCTCCAAGCTCCTGGCCAAGATTGGCCTGGACCGGCTGGTCGCCGGAACCGGTGTGACCAAGTTGCTCGGGCGTGGAGGCATTCGCTTACCGGTATCGGCCTTGATCGGCAAGATCGTCTATTGGTTCGTGTTGTTGGTGTTTCTGGTCTCGGCCGCCGAATCGCTCGGTCTGGCCCGCGTATCGGCGACGCTCGACATGCTGGCGCTGTATGTGCCCAAGGTGTTCGGGGCGGCGCTGATCCTGCTCGTAGGGGTCCTGCTGGCCCAGTTGGTCAATGGCCTGGTTCGCGGCGCCGCTGAAGGTGTCGGGCTCGACTACGCCAGCGGCCTGGGGCGGATTGCCCAGGGCCTGGTGATCATCATTATCATCTCGGTCGCTATCGGCCAGCTCGAGGTCAAGACCGAGCTGCTCAACTACGTGATCGCCATTGCACTGATCTCCGTCGGGTTGGCGGTTGCGCTGGCCCTGGGGCTCGGTAGCCGCGAACTGGTCAGTCAGATTCTCGCCGGCATCTATGTGCGTGAGCTTTACGAGGTCGGCCAGCAGGTACGCCTCGACGGGCTGCAGCTCGAGGGCACCATCGAAGAGATCGGCACAGCCAAGACCCTGCTGCTCACCGAAGACGGCGAGCTGGTCTCGATTGCGAACCGAGTACTGCTCGAACAGCGCGTGGGCAGCCGTTAG
- the sigX gene encoding RNA polymerase sigma factor SigX yields the protein MSYDPRQLSDEELVQRAHAELFHITRAYEELMRRYQRTLFNVCARYLGNDRDADDVCQEVMLKVLYGLKNFEGKSKFKTWLYSITYNECITQYRKERRKRRLLDALSLDPVEEASEEKAPNVEEKAGLDKWLVHVNQIDREILVLRFVAELEFQEIADIMHMGLSATKMRYKRALDKLREKFSGIVET from the coding sequence ATGAGCTACGACCCCCGCCAGCTTTCCGATGAGGAGCTGGTGCAGCGTGCCCATGCGGAACTGTTTCATATAACGCGCGCCTATGAAGAGCTGATGCGGCGCTATCAGCGGACGCTGTTTAATGTGTGCGCGCGCTATTTGGGAAACGACCGAGACGCAGATGACGTGTGTCAAGAAGTGATGCTCAAGGTTTTGTATGGTTTGAAGAACTTCGAAGGCAAGTCGAAGTTCAAGACATGGCTATACAGCATCACCTACAACGAATGTATTACTCAGTATCGGAAAGAGCGGCGCAAGCGCAGGTTACTTGATGCGCTGAGTCTCGATCCGGTCGAGGAAGCATCAGAAGAAAAAGCACCGAACGTGGAGGAAAAGGCGGGCCTAGACAAGTGGTTGGTCCATGTGAACCAGATCGATCGGGAAATTCTGGTGCTGCGCTTTGTCGCGGAGCTGGAATTCCAGGAGATCGCCGATATCATGCACATGGGTCTAAGCGCAACGAAGATGCGATACAAGCGCGCATTGGATAAACTACGTGAGAAATTTTCGGGAATCGTTGAAACTTAA
- a CDS encoding OmpA family protein, whose product MKLKNTLGVVIGSMVAATSLSALAQGQGAVEVEAFGKHYFSDSARGFEDEGELYGAGASYFLTDDVSLGLSYGEYHDVTSDEPVAGGGHKNIKGSLTSLDAAYHFGQPGVGLRPYVSAGMAHQSIGQAARSGRDRSTFANIGAGLKYYFTENFFAKASVDGMHNIDAGDSEWMAGVGVGLNFGGGARQQVAQVEPTPEPAPAPIVDTEPEPEPELVRVELDVKFDFDKARVREESYSDIKNLADFMQQYPQTSTTVEGHTDSVGTDQYNQRLSERRAQAVREVLVNQYGVESQRVDSVGYGETRPVADNSTEEGRQINRRVEAEVEAQVR is encoded by the coding sequence ATGAAACTTAAAAACACCTTGGGCGTTGTAATTGGCTCTATGGTTGCTGCTACTTCACTTAGCGCGCTCGCCCAGGGCCAGGGCGCTGTAGAGGTGGAAGCATTCGGCAAGCACTACTTCTCCGACAGTGCTCGCGGCTTCGAAGACGAAGGCGAGCTCTATGGCGCTGGCGCCAGCTACTTCCTGACCGATGATGTCTCCCTGGGTCTGTCCTACGGTGAATATCACGACGTCACCTCCGACGAGCCTGTAGCGGGCGGCGGCCACAAGAACATCAAGGGCAGCCTGACTTCCCTCGATGCGGCCTACCATTTCGGTCAGCCAGGCGTCGGCCTGCGTCCTTACGTTTCCGCCGGTATGGCTCACCAGAGCATTGGCCAGGCTGCGCGTAGCGGCCGTGACCGCAGCACGTTTGCAAACATCGGTGCGGGTCTGAAGTACTACTTCACCGAAAACTTCTTCGCCAAGGCCAGCGTCGACGGCATGCACAACATCGACGCTGGCGACAGCGAATGGATGGCCGGTGTAGGCGTCGGTCTGAACTTCGGTGGCGGTGCGCGCCAGCAGGTCGCCCAGGTTGAGCCGACTCCAGAGCCGGCACCGGCTCCGATCGTCGATACCGAGCCAGAGCCGGAACCAGAGCTGGTACGTGTCGAGCTGGACGTCAAGTTCGACTTCGACAAAGCTCGCGTTCGTGAAGAAAGCTACAGCGACATCAAGAACCTGGCTGACTTCATGCAGCAGTACCCACAGACCAGCACCACCGTTGAAGGTCACACTGACTCGGTAGGTACCGATCAGTACAACCAGCGTCTGTCCGAGCGTCGTGCTCAGGCTGTTCGTGAAGTACTGGTCAACCAGTACGGTGTTGAAAGCCAGCGCGTCGACTCGGTTGGCTACGGCGAAACCCGCCCGGTTGCTGACAACAGCACCGAGGAAGGTCGTCAGATCAACCGTCGTGTAGAAGCTGAGGTCGAAGCACAGGTTCGTTGA
- a CDS encoding isocitrate lyase, whose amino-acid sequence MSAYQNDIKAVAALKEVAGSSWSAINPESVARMRAQNRFKTGLEIAQYTADIMRKDMAEYDADSSVYTQSLGCWHGFIGQQKLISIKKHLKTTNKRYLYLSGWMVAALRSEFGPLPDQSMHEKTAVSDLIEELYTFLRQADSRELDLLFTALDAAREAGDSAKAADIQNQIDNYETHIVPIIADIDAGFGNPEATYLLAKRMIEAGACCIQIENQVSDEKQCGHQDGKVTVPHADFLAKIAAVRYAFLELGIDNGVIVARTDSLGAGLTKQIAVTKEPGDLGDLYNSFLDCEEITEAELGNGDVVIKREGKLLRPKRLPSNLFQFRKGTGEDRCVLDCITSLQNGADLLWIETEKPHVGQIKAMVDRIREVIPTAKLVYNNSPSFNWTLNFRQQVFDAMAAEGKDVSAYDRAKLMSVDYDETELAVRADEMIRTFQRDGSAQAGIFHHLITLPTYHTAALSTDNLAKGYFAEEGMLAYVKGVQRQELRQGIACVKHQNMAGSDIGDNHKEYFAGEAALKASGKDNTMNQFH is encoded by the coding sequence ATGTCCGCTTATCAAAACGACATCAAGGCCGTTGCCGCTCTGAAAGAAGTAGCTGGAAGCAGCTGGAGCGCTATCAACCCTGAATCCGTAGCCCGTATGCGCGCTCAGAACCGCTTCAAGACCGGTCTGGAAATCGCGCAATACACCGCCGACATCATGCGCAAGGATATGGCCGAATACGACGCCGATTCGTCCGTCTACACGCAGTCGCTGGGTTGCTGGCACGGGTTCATCGGTCAGCAGAAGCTGATCTCCATCAAAAAGCACCTGAAGACGACCAACAAGCGCTACCTCTACCTGTCGGGCTGGATGGTTGCCGCCCTGCGCTCGGAGTTCGGACCGCTGCCCGATCAGTCGATGCACGAGAAAACCGCCGTTTCCGACCTGATCGAAGAGCTTTACACCTTCCTGCGTCAGGCCGATTCGCGTGAGCTGGACCTGCTGTTCACTGCACTGGATGCCGCCCGCGAAGCAGGCGACAGCGCCAAGGCTGCCGACATCCAGAACCAGATCGACAACTACGAAACCCACATTGTCCCGATCATCGCCGACATCGACGCCGGCTTTGGCAACCCGGAAGCGACCTACCTGCTGGCCAAGCGCATGATCGAAGCGGGTGCTTGCTGCATCCAGATCGAAAACCAGGTATCCGACGAGAAGCAGTGCGGTCACCAGGACGGTAAAGTCACCGTTCCTCATGCCGACTTCCTGGCGAAGATCGCCGCCGTCCGTTACGCCTTCCTTGAGCTGGGTATCGATAACGGCGTCATCGTGGCGCGTACCGATTCCCTGGGTGCCGGCCTGACCAAGCAGATCGCCGTGACCAAAGAGCCGGGCGATCTGGGCGACCTGTACAACTCTTTCCTTGATTGCGAAGAAATCACCGAAGCCGAACTGGGCAACGGCGACGTCGTGATCAAGCGTGAAGGCAAACTGCTGCGTCCGAAGCGCCTGCCAAGCAACCTCTTCCAGTTCCGCAAGGGCACTGGTGAAGATCGCTGCGTACTGGACTGCATCACCTCGCTGCAGAACGGCGCCGACCTGCTGTGGATCGAAACCGAGAAGCCTCACGTCGGCCAGATCAAGGCCATGGTCGACCGCATCCGCGAAGTCATTCCGACTGCCAAGCTGGTGTATAACAACAGCCCGTCGTTCAACTGGACGCTGAACTTCCGTCAGCAGGTCTTCGATGCCATGGCTGCCGAAGGCAAGGACGTTTCCGCCTACGACCGCGCCAAGCTGATGAGCGTTGACTATGACGAGACCGAACTGGCCGTCCGCGCAGACGAAATGATCCGCACCTTCCAGCGCGATGGCTCCGCTCAGGCGGGTATCTTCCACCACCTGATCACCCTGCCGACCTACCACACCGCAGCACTGTCGACGGACAACCTGGCTAAAGGCTACTTCGCCGAGGAAGGCATGCTGGCGTACGTCAAGGGTGTTCAGCGTCAGGAACTGCGCCAGGGCATCGCCTGCGTCAAGCACCAGAACATGGCTGGCTCCGATATTGGGGACAACCATAAGGAATACTTCGCTGGCGAAGCGGCACTGAAGGCTAGCGGCAAAGACAACACCATGAACCAGTTCCACTAA
- a CDS encoding secretin N-terminal domain-containing protein → MTRRFLAAFLLMVSVSLQAATEVIPLNFRLAEDVLPIAQSVVGDQGKVNAYGNQLIVNAPASVIRELRDVLSQLDSEPRRLLISIDTQNAATGSDSGYSVDGSIRAGDVEAHTGRGERNDRDQVRIIRRSTSSQGGGIQQVQATEGYPALIQVGQSVPITTRGTDGYGQIYQQTQYRDVTRGFYATATIHGDRVQVTVSSQQDRVNPSATGAIDIQQTDTRVSGRLGEWISLGGIDESASSSQHGTLRRYSTQGRQDLSLRLKVDTLD, encoded by the coding sequence ATGACCCGCCGTTTTCTCGCCGCCTTCTTGTTGATGGTCAGCGTATCGCTTCAGGCAGCGACCGAGGTGATTCCGCTGAATTTTCGACTGGCCGAAGACGTTCTGCCAATCGCGCAATCGGTCGTTGGCGACCAGGGCAAGGTGAACGCCTATGGCAACCAATTGATCGTCAACGCACCCGCCTCGGTTATCCGCGAGCTGCGCGACGTATTGTCCCAACTGGACAGCGAACCGCGCAGATTGCTGATCAGCATCGACACGCAGAACGCCGCGACCGGCAGTGACAGCGGTTACAGCGTCGATGGCTCGATACGAGCGGGAGACGTCGAGGCCCACACCGGGCGCGGCGAAAGGAACGACCGGGATCAGGTCCGCATTATTCGTCGCAGCACCAGCAGCCAGGGTGGCGGCATTCAACAGGTCCAGGCTACCGAGGGATACCCTGCGCTCATACAGGTCGGCCAGAGCGTGCCGATTACCACGCGTGGCACCGATGGGTACGGCCAGATCTACCAGCAGACCCAGTACCGCGACGTGACTCGCGGGTTCTACGCCACCGCGACGATCCATGGCGACCGTGTACAGGTCACCGTCAGCAGCCAGCAGGACCGCGTCAATCCGTCCGCCACGGGCGCTATCGATATCCAGCAAACCGACACCCGTGTCAGTGGACGGCTCGGAGAGTGGATTTCGCTTGGCGGCATCGACGAAAGCGCCAGCTCCAGCCAGCACGGGACGCTGCGTCGATATTCCACTCAAGGCCGCCAGGACCTGTCGCTACGACTGAAAGTAGACACCCTGGACTAG
- a CDS encoding histone acetyltransferase HPA2, whose protein sequence is MRTDDPDRPNATSELAAIDFHSPGRFSIDNPPAPPAPSAHALPAPFVLGQTSDIQPFDSPDEARRHVLAMIGQARRSLSLYSPDLDPLLYNHSSVQQACVGFLRMHPRNRLRVLLKDSSQAVRHGHRLVGLSRRLSSNMQIRKLNPDSAVPSSTFLVADGCGVLVCPDPDAYAGYSLYRDPGRARQLQRQFDGAWDHSVSDPDLRSFLL, encoded by the coding sequence ATGCGCACCGACGACCCGGATCGTCCGAACGCCACCAGTGAGCTGGCGGCCATCGACTTCCACTCTCCGGGTCGCTTTTCGATCGATAACCCTCCGGCGCCGCCCGCCCCGTCGGCGCACGCTCTGCCGGCGCCTTTCGTTCTTGGCCAAACGAGCGATATCCAGCCATTCGATTCCCCCGACGAGGCCCGGCGACACGTGCTCGCCATGATTGGGCAAGCACGACGCAGCTTGAGTCTCTACAGCCCCGATCTCGACCCACTGCTGTATAACCACAGCAGCGTTCAGCAGGCGTGCGTAGGCTTCCTGCGCATGCATCCGCGCAATCGTCTGCGCGTCCTGCTCAAGGATTCTTCCCAAGCCGTCAGGCACGGCCACCGCCTGGTTGGGCTGTCGCGTCGCTTGAGCAGCAACATGCAGATACGCAAACTCAACCCTGACTCTGCGGTGCCATCGTCCACTTTCCTGGTAGCCGATGGCTGTGGCGTGCTGGTTTGCCCCGATCCTGACGCGTATGCTGGCTATTCGCTTTACCGTGATCCCGGCCGCGCTCGCCAGCTGCAGCGGCAGTTCGATGGCGCCTGGGACCACAGTGTGTCAGACCCTGACCTGCGGAGCTTTCTGCTATGA
- a CDS encoding GNAT family N-acetyltransferase, producing the protein MSDIEVRIADWQQDNADLRRIRETVFIAEQSVPPELEWDADDAEAVHFLALESGYPIGTARLLNDGHIGRVSVLRDWRGMNVGGALMKAVIEEAERRGLTEQRLTAQVHATAFYERLGFEVISEEFLEAGLPHVDMLRKSS; encoded by the coding sequence ATGAGTGACATAGAGGTACGCATCGCCGACTGGCAACAGGATAATGCCGATCTGAGGCGGATTCGTGAAACCGTGTTCATTGCAGAGCAGTCGGTTCCACCGGAACTCGAATGGGACGCAGACGACGCCGAAGCCGTTCATTTTCTTGCGCTGGAAAGCGGCTATCCCATCGGCACCGCTCGATTGCTCAACGATGGGCACATCGGGCGCGTTTCAGTCCTTCGTGACTGGCGTGGAATGAACGTGGGAGGCGCGTTGATGAAAGCCGTGATCGAAGAAGCCGAACGCCGTGGCCTGACCGAGCAACGGCTTACCGCCCAGGTGCATGCCACGGCTTTCTATGAACGACTTGGCTTCGAGGTCATCAGCGAAGAGTTCCTCGAAGCGGGCTTACCGCACGTCGACATGCTTCGCAAGAGCAGCTGA